The following are encoded together in the Erpetoichthys calabaricus chromosome 16, fErpCal1.3, whole genome shotgun sequence genome:
- the degs2 gene encoding sphingolipid delta(4)-desaturase/C4-monooxygenase DES2, whose amino-acid sequence MGRKSARNDFEWVYTDQPHTSRRKEIIAKYPQIKALMGADPQLKWIVSAMVLTQLLACYLVRTLSWKWVIFWAYAFGGCINHSLTLAIHDISHNVAFGNKHARWNRWFAMFANLPIGMPYSASFKKYHIDHHRYLGGHGLDVDIATDLEGWFFCSPLRKLLWLFLQPLFYALRPLYVNPKPVTRLEMLNAVVQFAADLLIYYLCGLKAVVYLVAGSILCMGLHPISGHFIAEHYMFLKGHETYSYYGVLNLLTFNVGYHMEHHDFPSIPGSKLPEVKKIAAEFYDHLPQHTSWVHVLWDFVFDDSIGPYARVKRHCRLVAQD is encoded by the exons CTAAGTACCCACAGATCAAGGCGCTCATGGGAGCAGATCCCCAGCTAAAGTGGATCGTCTCTGCTATGGTGCTCACGCAGCTGCTGGCCTGCTACTTGGTGAGGACGCTCTCCTGGAAATGGGTGATCTTCTGGGCTTACGCCTTCGGTGGCTGCATCAACCACTCTCTGACCCTGGCGATCCATGACATCTCTCACAACGTGGCCTTTGGCAACAAGCATGCCCGCTGGAACCGCTGGTTTGCAATGTTTGCCAACCTGCCCATTGGCATGCCTTACTCTGCCTCCTTCAAGAAGTACCACATAGACCATCACCGCTACCTAGGAGGCCACggtctggatgtggacatcgctaCTGATTTAGAAGGCTGGTTTTTCTGCAGCCCGCTCCGCAAGCTCCTTTGGCTGTTTTTACAGCCCCTCTTCTACGCTCTGAGGCCGCTGTACGTCAACCCCAAGCCGGTGACCAGGCTAGAAATGCTGAACGCCGTTGTGCAGTTTGCCGCTGACCTGCTCATATATTACCTGTGTGGTCTGAAGGCCGTGGTCTACCTGGTAGCGGGTTCCATTCTCTGCATGGGACTCCATCCTATTTCTGGCCACTTCATCGCGGAGCATTACATGTTTTTGAAGGGCCACGAGACCTATTCGTACTACGGGGTGCTGAACCTTCTCACGTTCAATGTGGGCTACCACATGGAGCACCACGATTTCCCTAGCATCCCAGGCAGCAAGCTACCAGAG GTCAAGAAGATTGCCGCTGAATTCTACGACCACCTACCCCAGCACACCTCCTGGGTCCACGTCTTATGGGATTTTGTATTTGATGACTCCATTGGGCCATACGCCCGGGTGAAACGGCACTGCCGACTGGTTGCGCAGGACTGA